The following coding sequences are from one Amphiprion ocellaris isolate individual 3 ecotype Okinawa chromosome 19, ASM2253959v1, whole genome shotgun sequence window:
- the snrnp70 gene encoding U1 small nuclear ribonucleoprotein 70 kDa, with the protein MTQFLPPNLLALFAPRDPIPFLPQLEKLPHEKHHNQPYSGIAPFIRHFEDPRDAPPPTRAETREERLERKRREKIERRQAVVETELKLWDPHNDPNAQGDAFKTLFVARVNYDTTESKLRREFEVYGPIKRIYIVYNKRTGKPRGYAFIEYEHERDMHSAYKHADGKKIDGRRVLVDVERGRTVKGWHPRRLGGGLGGTRRGGADVNIKHSGRDDASRYDERPLGGDRERGDRRERSRERDRDKDRERRRSRSRERRRRTRSRERERERDRQVGAGEDGGSGGGGGGGNRRRERERERGGATGGDSRSRERSRDRKRRSRSRDRKRDRERGKGLDGEELGQADGAPEAENRILEEHEAEVGEGLEERRDRDRDRDRRRSHRDRDRRRGDRDRDREHKRERGDRDRGERREERHGAGRDEMGPQDELGPEEDGAPPQNMEEYSQDGMMMDQQSVPSADCYASSENGYKMEAPGDEY; encoded by the exons ATGACGCAGTTCTTACCCCCGAACCTGCTGGCCCTGTTCGCCCCGCGGGACCCGATCCCGTTCCTGCCCCAGCTGGAGAAGCTGCCCCATGAGAAGCACCACAACCAGCCGTACAGCGGCATCGCTCCGTTCATCAGGCACTTCGAG GATCCCAGAGATGCTCCTCCACCAACCAGAGCAGAAACCCGAGAGGAGCGTCTGGAGAGGAAG AGGCGAGAGAAGATTGAGCGGAGGCAGGCGGTGGTGGAGACAGAACTCAAACTCT GGGACCCCCATAATGATCCCAATGCTCAAGGAGATGCCTTCAAGACTCTGTTTGTTGCCCGAGTG AACTATGATACTACGGAGTCGAAGCTTCGCCGTGAGTTTGAGGTCTATGGGCCCATTAAACGG ATTTACATAGTGTACAACAAGAGGACGGGGAAGCCTCGCGGCTATGCTTTCATTGAGTATGAACATGAGCGAGACATGCACT CCGCCTACAAGCATGCAGATGGGAAGAAGATCGATGGGAGGAGAGTGTTGGTGGATGTGGAACGAGGACGAACAGTCAAAGGATGGCATCCCCGCAGGCTGG GCGGTGGACTGGGAGGCACCAGGAGAGGCGGCGCTGATGTCAACATCAAGCACTCTGGTCGCGATGATGCATCCCGGTACGATGAGCGTCCGCTGGGCGG CGATCGAGAACGTGGAGACCGGAGGGAGCGCAGCCGGGAACGCGACCGGGACAAGGACCGGGAGCGCCGGAGGTCCAGATCCCGCGAACGCCGCCGCCGCACTCGGTCACGTgagcgagagagggagagggacagGCAGGTGGGAGCAGGAGAGGACGGCGGCAgcggaggaggtggaggaggaggcaaCCGgcggagggaaagagagagggaacGTGGAGGGGCAACGGGAGGAGACAGCAGGAGTAGGGAAAGGAGTCGAGACCgaaagaggaggagcaggagcagAGATCGTAAGAGGGACAGGGAGAGAGGAAAGGGGCTGGATGGGGAGGAGCTGGGCCAGGCAGACGGAGCTCCGGAGGCGGAGAACAGGATCCTGGAGGAGCACGAAGCAGAGGTAGGTGAGGGCCTAGAGGAGCGCAGGGACAGAGACCGGGAcagggacaggaggaggagccaCAGGGACAGAGACCGGCGCCGAGGAGACCGCGACAGAGACCGCGAACACAAGAGGGAGCGTGGAGACAGAGACCGGGGGGAGCGCAGGGAGGAGCGCCACGGGGCCGGACGAGACGAGATGGGGCCCCAGGACGAGCTGGGCCCCGAGGAGGACGGCGCTCCGCCGCAGAACATGGAGGAGTACAGTCAGGACGGGATGATGATGGACCAGCAGTCCGTCCCGTCCGCCGACTGCTACGCCTCCAGTGAGAACGGCTACAAGATGGAGGCTCCAGGAGATGAGTAC
- the scaf1 gene encoding splicing factor, arginine/serine-rich 19: MDLTPAQGFKRRPAASSSPGGAGEAARSPPLCSPSLSLSSPSSEPSSPLSTSSSVCANSSGYQNHVKSRTPGTEVARVSSTSASSAAPTSNTTSSDCLPHTSMQPSVDCEEVDQNREMYDPFHPTDGDQEGRVKGDEGDGEKYDPFDPTGSPASDVDGGSGSIRMVKRNSDREVEEKEEEPPDSTDTLTEACLPTQLPLRRRVDYSSSKAGGQSPNSDLSEIEEGEIVGVADRDGSNKRSAEEVLPVNSPSVSFFGSKPERILRVLDEDGFVSVCTEGNWEVDRELEEEPVVGVEDLRRKLVSRRKERYMSFPAPSALSPQLPPPSSHPPASASSSPLTPSAGQGSRSHKSSKTSKECDRQKSKDRKADEKEVRRKKKRKGKEGTHERSKEKERGHKAGKEVKGRNSSRSSSRKRKKRQHSSPEASRSYNSSGRGHARRSFSSLSEEKHRERDRIRDRDREQNRTSSLRRDDRDRDSSSRKRERKGRHHSSSRERGLSKRSRGSRDKRDADRDRQHERDRRRDGRPVVPPSIQDLNGSDLFAIKRTITVTTTTTTTTVPGSPRLAPDSPQEPTQDSDKPHKRKKKRKWHSAGEVEDRESCRNRSQSLSPPRYHSYESDRYSDKLEIDVLSLDGEALDSDYPSLEDTPPAALPPEPPVLSPKTKATAKTGQHHPKKKSRTLKKLGQSESSSSSNRTKSKCLSSLMVSSGSGSVPAGLPSAKRARKMGKDKERDKGSRKDLSRSGKSKKESGGSRKGKLQSKVSVLVREGVSSTTGASVGSGKLGMDLLGPGGTGGGAGGSVVGGSIAVVFCRDNESRSPFLKPCSEPLSLSGRSKDLAGIGKRSSMSVPPSSLAGPAGLKSKKTKPSSITSTSSSASSPSSSLATKRRRRLAKKTREKGGTAGLTAGDSTQMKARSEGWGGASLDVQSAGGDGGKSVSPHTGQAGPVPCSSSSSSSTSSSTSVLPPSSSPPHTPPPSSAPLRDMRESSPDSQTVDSSCKTPDPSFLAEDCPNQTSPPLPASSPSSLSTPQGVGLNALSTPTAKHSPPDDAPKSLASPPSSSSSAGCGLTSLSLPMSSSDPSSSSSVSSSSASKPPPPPPPPPPPAAPALPWSLQTGVDCTTGGVLALTALLFKMEEANIASRAKAQEFIQATSQILSQANQNQTQQHAPPSSASSSSQMPPTQPQPPALSPAQFILHGSLPLVGCTKTPPSHLHPSIASGCAQTPPSMMPVGLSGVTGSSGDSGWDTESKDPDKYLKKLHTQERAVEEVKLAIKPYYQRKDINKDEYKDILRKAVHKICHSRTGEINPVKVSNLVKLYVQRYKYFRKHGRKMDEEERDDKDPGTLHSSA, from the exons ATGGACTTGACTCCAGCACAAGGCTTCAAAAGGAGGCCTGCTGCCTCCTCTTctccaggaggagctggagaggcTGCCAGGAGTCCTCCTCTCTGCTCGCCCTCCCTGTCTCTGTCGTCTCCTTCATCTGAGCCATCCTCACCGTTGTCTACGTCCTCCTCTGTCTGCGCCAACTCATCGGGTTATCAGAACCATGTGAAGAGTCGGACTCCGGGGACGGAGGTGGCCAGGGTCTCCTCCACTTCTGCCTCTTCAGCTGCACCTACGTCCAACACCACCTCCTCAGACTGCTTACCGCACACTTCGATGCAGCCGAGCGTTGATTGTGAAGAAGTGGACCAGAACAGGGAAATGTACGATCCTTTCCACCCAACCGATGGAGACCAAGAGGGACGGGTGAAGGGAGACGAGGGGGACGGGGAGAAATATGACCCTTTTGACCCCACTGGTTCCCCCGCTTCAGATGTGGATGGTGGGAGTGGAAGCATCAggatggtgaagagaaacagtgACAGGGAGgttgaggagaaggaggaagaaccTCCTGATTCTACAGACACCCTGACGGAGGCCTGCCTGCCCACCCAGCTCCCTCTGAGGAGGAGGGTGGACTATAGCTCCTCCAAAGCTGGAGGCCAGAGTCCAAACTCTGACCTCTCCGAGATCGAGGAGGGGGAGATAGTTGGAGTGGCTGACAGAGATGGAAGCAATAAGAGATCTGCTGAGGAAGTCCTCCCCGTCAACTCCCCCAGCGTCTCCTTCTTCGGTTCAAAACCAGAGCGTATCCTCCGGGTGCTGGACGAGGACGGCTTCGTGTCCGTGTGCACGGAGGGCAACTGGGAGGTGGACCGGGAGCTTGAGGAGGAGCCGGTGGTAGGAGTGGAGGATCTGAGGAGGAAGCTGGTCAGCAGAAGGAAGGAAAGATATATGTCCTTTCCTGCTCCTTCTGCTCTCTCTCCTCAGCTGCCACCTCCTTCCTCCCATCCTCCagcctctgcctcctcctcccctctcacACCTTCAGCAGGGCAGGGCAGCAGGAGCCACAAGTCCTCCAAGACTTCCAAGGAGTGTGACCGACAGAAAAGCAAAGATAGGAAGGCAGATGAaaaggaggtgaggaggaaaaagaaaaggaagggCAAAGAGGGGACCCACGAGAGGAGCAAGGAGAAGGAGCGAGGACACAAGGCTGGGAAGGAGGTGAAAGGAAGGAatagcagcaggagcagcagccggaagagaaagaaaagacaacacAGCAGTCCAGAGGCATCACGATCCTACAACTCCTCAGGACGAGGCCACGCCAGACGCTCCTTCTCCAGCCtgtcagaagaaaaacacagagagagggacagaatcagagacagagacagagaacagAACCGCACCAGTAGCCTTAGAAGAGACGACCGAGACAGAGATTCCAGCTCtaggaagagggagaggaagggaaGACATCATTCTAGCAGCAGAGAGCGAGGCCTTTCAAAGAGGTCCAGGGGAAGCCGGGACAAGAGGGACGCTGACCGAGACCGGCAGCACGAGAGGGACCGGAGACGGGACGGCCGGCCTGTcgtccctccatccatccaggaCCTCAACGGCTCCGACCTCTTCGCCATCAAGCGAACCATCAcggtcaccaccaccaccaccaccaccactgtcCCCGGCTCCCCCAGACTGGCCCCTGACTCCCCCCAGGAGCCCACCCAGGACTCTGACAAACCTcataagaggaagaagaagaggaaatggCACTCGGCCGGGGAGGTGGAGGACCGGGAAAGTTGTCGGAACCGATCGCAGTCGCTGTCACCGCCGAGGTATCACAGCTATGAATCGGACCGCTACTCAGACAAACTTGAGATCGATGTGTTGTCTTTGGACGGTGAGGCTTTGGACTCAGACTACCCGTCTCTAGAGGACACGCCTCCTGCTGCTCTGCCTCCAGAACCTCCTGTCCTCAGCCCCAAAACTAAAGCCACAGCCAAGACTGGACAACATCACCCCAAAAAAAAGTCTCGCACGTTAAAGAAACTTGGCCAGTCTgagtcctcctcctcttccaacAGAACCAAAAGCAAATGCCTGTCCTCCCTGATGGTCAGCTCCGGCTCGGGCTCCGTCCCAGCGGGCCTCCCGTCAGCCAAGAGAGCCAGAAAGATGGGGAAGGACAAAGAGCGGGACAAAGGCAGCAGAAAGGACTTGAGTCGTTCTGGCAAATCCAAGAAGGAGAGTGGCGGCAGTCGGAAAGGTAAGCTTCAGTCCAAAGTGTCAGTGCTGGTCCGTGAAGGTGTGAGCAGCACCACAGGTGCTTCGGTTGGCTCTGGGAAGCTGGGCATGGACCTCCTGGGTCCAGGAGGGACAGGAGGTGGTGCTGGGGGCTCAGTGGTGGGTGGATCTATAGCAGTGGTGTTCTGCAGGGACAATGAGAGCAGATCTCCATTCCTCAAACCCTGTTCAGAGCCGCTGTCGCTGAGCGGCCGCAGCAAAGACCTGGCCGGCATCGGAAAACGAAGCAGCATGTCTGTACCGCCGTCGTCCTTAGCCGGTCCTGCAGGGCTGAAATCCAAGAAAACCAAACCCAGCTCCATCacatccacctcctcctctgcctcctctcccTCGTCTTCTCTGGCGACCAAGCGCCGCCGTCGCCTGGCCAAGAAGACAAGAGAAAAAGGAGGCACCGCGGGGCTGACGGCTGGAGACTCCACCCAGATGAAGGCCAGGTCCGAAGGCTGGGGTGGAGCCTCCTTAGATGTTCAGTCAGCCGGGGGAGATGGAGGGAAATCAGTCAGTCCACATACTGGCCAAGCCGGTCCTGTaccctgttcctcctcctcgtcctcctccacctcctcctccaccagtgtgctgcctccttcctcctctccaccGCACACTCCTCCTCCGTCTTCTGCTCCTCTGCGGGACATGAGGGAGTCTTCTCCAGACTCTCAGACAGTAGACAGCAGCTGTAAGACTCCAGACCCTTCGTTTCTGGCTGAGGACTGTCCAAACCAGACCAGTCCCCCCCTCCCAGCGTCCAGCCCGTCCAGCCTGTCCACACCTCAGGGTGTTGGACTCAACGCCTTGTCCACTCCCACTGCCAAGCACTCGCCTCCAGATGATGCTCCGAAGTCTCTGGCCTCTCCTCCCAGCTCGTCCTCGTCTGCAGGCTGTGGTCTCACTTCTCTGTCTCTGCCCATGTCTTCGTCTgacccttcctcctcctcctcggttTCCTCCTCATCTGCCAGtaagcctcctcctcctcctcctcctcctcctcctccagcagctcctgcCCTCCCCTGGAGTCTGCAGACCGGAGTTGACTGCACAACGGGAGGCGTCTTGGCTC TGACCGCTCTGCTCTTCAAAATGGAAGAAGCTAACATCGCTAGCAGAGCCAAAGCACAGGAGTTCATCCAAGCTACCAGCCAG ATTCTGTCCCAGgccaaccagaaccagacccaGCAGCATGCTCCTCCTTCctcagcctcctcttcctcacagATGCCCCCCACTCAGCCCCAGCCTCCTGCTCTGAGCCCAGCCCAGTTCATCCTCCACGGCTCCCTCCCATTGGTCGGCTGCACCAAAACCCCCCCATCCCACCTGCACCCCTCCATAGCCAGTGGCTGTGCCCAGACTCCCCCCTCCATGATGCCGGTGGGGCTGTCTGGAGTCACTGGGAGCTCTGGAGACTCCGGCTGGGACACGGAGAGCAAAGACCCTGATAAG TACCTGAAGAAGCTGCACACACAGGAGCGAGCTGTAGAGGAGGTGAAACTGGCCATCAAACCTTACTATCAGCGCAAAGACATCAACAAGGACGAATACAAAGACATCCTCAGGAAAGCTGTGCACAAG aTCTGCCACAGCCGAACCGGAGAAATCAACCCCGTCAAAGTCAGCAACCTGGTGAAGCTGTACGTTCAGCGCTACAAATACTTCCGGAAACACGGACGCAAGATGGATGAAGAGGAGAGGGATGACAAGGACCCGGGAACATTGCATTCCTCTGCCTGA